One Astatotilapia calliptera chromosome 1, fAstCal1.2, whole genome shotgun sequence DNA segment encodes these proteins:
- the LOC113031237 gene encoding uncharacterized protein LOC113031237: MSLRSGRNYLKDYAAEELDEAAGGEQQPDVATQPATTQQRSQPFDTKSQQSRTSTRRSQRTSSSTASAAARAYAKAQAARAQLAFAEKEANAMKQRAELDAHLHVLQCQKAIAAAEAEASAYEEAEIQSGELYGELCEEAEPISTVHRTNEYVQQQCEFLYPDTQHDSAQPPKGNCNEVDAQDSTQITNPFITNTQTKTPPVNRERKQEQTVNTGVVDTYWSNSTKHTPNLNNCVPESSEMQQFAKYLIRKELVSTGLLQFDDKPENYWAWKTSFISATKDLNLSPREELDLLTKWLGPTSSKQAKRIRAVHTLNPAAGAKMVWQRLEECYGSPEAIEDALLKKVEDFPKLTNKDNVKLQELSDILLELQCAKQDGALPGLAYLDTARGVRQIVEKLPFNLQEKWTTVGTQYKEIHSVSFPPFSVFTQFVQRQAKMRNDPSFAMSKANTHVPSPTEKLRSYSRKPTVSAHKMDITAEPDQNNLSPKKMEEPDRQCPIHKKPHPLKKCKLFRDKTIEERQAYLKEHHICYRCCGSVQHIAKNCKAMVKCIECDSLKHLSAMHPGPTLAPKSTTPGNNDNEEQIESSPSVESKCTEVCGQGDSPRSCSKISLVKVYPAGQKERAIKMYAVIDDQSNRSLVKSEFFSLFKINAKPTPYTLKTCSGREQTSGRRAVNFFLESLDGEVNIQLPPLIECDSVPDNRSEIPSPEIAQHHPHLLPVTDNIPPVDHHAPILLLLGRDVIRVHKVREQINGPNDAPYAQRLDLGWVIVGEVCLGKVHSQSEVNVYKTHTLDNGRASYFEPCPNTIHVKENYGVTMNATCITDDLGHSVFVRSEGDNKQAMSIDDRAFLTIMDSEVYQNQENSWVAPLPFRSQRRRLPDNREQALKRLCSLRKTLEKRPEMKDHYIQFMQKMLDNDQAEPAPPLPLSKEHWYLPTFGVYHPQKPQQIRVVFDSSAECDGISLNQVLLGGPDLNNSLLGVLLRFRKEPIALTADVQQMFYCFVVREDHRDYLRYLWYEDNDITKSIVEFRMKVHVFGNSPSPAVAIYCMRQAAQQGEREHGSDARQFVERQFYVDDGLTSVATPEEAINLLTRTQNMLAESNLRLHKVASNCSQVMEAFPVEDRAKDLKDLDLGVDPLPVQRSLGLCWNLQSDSFTYQVSNESKPFTRRGVLSTVNSLYDPLGFAAPIIMQGKALLRELSSDGKDWDTLLPPEKQERWDLWKDSLQALENLQIPRCYSPGTLSTTKVKELCIFCDASTVAIGAVVYLRTVDSEGQCHTGFVMGKSKLAPRPAHTVPRLELCAAVLAVEMFELIRDELDIKVDNVTFYTDSRIVLGYIHNTSRRFYMYVANRVTRIRASTHPSQWHYVPSELNPADQATRFIPAADLQNSTWFSGPPFLYPDPHTEPHTGPFTLIEPEKDREIHPEIKVMKTTVAAPQLGSDRFKKYSNWITLCRVIARLIHVVTSFAQKTSGQRGWKGFSETPSVQELTRAQAVIIRAVQQEAYKGTLENIKKGRKVSGIFDALKKLNPVVDKDSLLRVGGRLSAADLTENEKHPLIIPSTSHIAMLIVTHYHERVAHQGRHITEGAIRGAGYWIIGGKRLVSSVIHRCVTCRKLRGKMQIQKMADLPADRVTPEPPFTTVGLDVFGPWTIVTRRTRGGCSQNKRWAVLFTCMSTRAVHIELIETMSADSFINALRRLFSIRGPAKFLRSDRGTNFVGACKELDLNSGNKAVGKYLQERGCVWTFNPPHASHMGGSWERLIGVARRILDAMLLRTEQTRLTHEVLCTFMAEVMAIINARPLVPISTDPDSPAVLTPAVLLTQKMSAVSAPLGNFSSGQLFGKQWKHVQLLADTFWKRWKGEYLSTLQGRAKWTETRPNVKIGDVVLLKDLQASRNEWPMGLIVKTFPSSDKKVRKVEVRTVKDGTVKMFLRPVSEIVVLLAETE; the protein is encoded by the coding sequence ATGAGTCTACGCTCAGGAAGAAATTACCTAAAAGACTACGCTGCTGAAGAGCTAGACGAAGCAGCCGGTGGTGAACAGCAACCAGACGTTGCCACTCAACCAGCTACAACGCAGCAACGGTCTCAACCATTCGACACCAAGTCGCAGCAATCCAGAACCTCGACAAGGCGTTCTCAACGGACATCCTCATCAacagcttctgcagctgcaaGGGCCTACGCCAAAGCTCAAGCAGCACGAGCTCAACTGGCCTTCGCTGAAAAGGAAGCTAATGCAATGAAACAGAGAGCTGAACTGGATGCTCATCTACATGTCCTCCAGTGCCAAAAAGCAATAGCCgcagctgaagcagaggccTCAGCCTATGAAGAAGCAGAGATTCAGAGCGGGGAGCTCTACGGAGAACTTTGTGAGGAAGCTGAGCCCATCAGTACAGTGCACCGCACTAACGAATATGTTCAACAACAATGTGAGTTCCTCTACCCAGACACTCAGCACGACTCAGCACAGCCTCCTAAAGGAAATTGCAATGAAGTAGATGCACAAGACAGTACACAAATAACTAATCCTTTTATAACCAACACTCAGACGAAAACACCACCTGTAAATAGAGAAAGGAAACAGGAGCAAACAGTGAACACTGGTGTAGTCGACACGTACTGGTCCAACTCCACAAAGCACACCCCCAACCTTAACAACTGTGTACCTGAATCAAGTGAAATGCAACAGTTTGCAAAATACCTAATTCGCAAAGAACTAGTCAGCACAGGTCTTTTGCAATTTGATGACAAACCTGAAAACTATTGGGCATGGAAAACCTCATTCATCAGCGCAACCAAAGACCTAAATTTGTCTCCAAGAGAGGAATTAGACTTGTTAACAAAATGGTTGGGTCCAACATCATCCAAACAGGCTAAGCGCATTCGTGCTGTACACACCCTCAATCCTGCTGCAGGTGCGAAGATGGTCTGGCAACGCCTTGAAGAGTGCTACGGCTCACCTGAGGCTATTGAGGACGCACTCTTAAAAAAGGTAGAGGACTTTCCCAAACTCACAAACAAAGACAATGTTAAGCTGCAGGAACTTAGTGACATCTTATTGGAGCTTCAGTGTGCTAAACAAGATGGCGCGCTCCCAGGACTTGCTTACCTGGACACAGCTAGAGGAGTCAGGCAAATAGTGGAAAAACTTCCCTTCAACCTACAGGAAAAGTGGACAACTGTAGGAACTCAGTACAAGGAGATTCATAGTGTGTCATTTCCTCCTTTCTCAGTTTTCACACAATTTGTCCAGCGGCAAGCGAAAATGAGGAATGACCCAAGCTTTGCTATGTCCAAGGCCAACACCCATGTCCCTTCTCCCACAGAAAAACTGAGGTCATATAGTCGCAAACCTACTGTGTCAGCACACAAAATGGACATTACGGCAGAGCCGGACCAGAATAATCTCAGTCCAAAGAAAATGGAGGAACCGGATCGCCAGTGCCCAATCCACAAAAAACCACATCCACTCAAAAAGTGTAAGCTCTTTAGAGACAAAACTATTGAAGAAAGACAAGCCTATCTCAAAGAGCACCACATATGCTACAGATGCTGTGGGTCTGTCCAACACATTGCAAAAAACTGTAAAGCAATGGTTAAGTGTATTGAATGTGACAGCCTCAAACACTTATCTGCAATGCATCCTGGTCCTACTCTTGCCCCTAAGAGTACTACACCAGGAAACAACGACAATGAAGAGCAAATCGAGAGCTCACCTTCAGTCGAGTCGAAGTGCACAGAGGTATGTGGCCAAGGTGATAGCCCACGTTCATGTTCTAAGATCAGTTTGGTCAAAGTGTATCCCGCAGGCCAAAAAGAGAGAGCTATAAAAATGTATGCAGTAATAGATGATCAGTCCAACAGGTCACTGGTTAAGTCAGagtttttcagccttttcaaAATCAATGCCAAACCCACTCCATACACCTTAAAGACTTGCTCTGGCAGAGAACAAACCTCAGGTAGGAGAGCTGTAAACTTCTTCCTCGAGTCTTTGGATGGAGAAGTCAACATCCAGCTACCCCCTTTAATTGAATGTGACTCTGTGCCGGACAATAGATCTGAAATACCCTCTCCAGAGATTGCCCAGCATCACCCACATCTTCTTCCAGTGACAGATAACATCCCACCTGTCGACCACCACGCCCCAATCCTTTTACTCCTTGGAAGGGACGTCATCAGGGTCCATAAGGTACGTGAGCAAATCAACGGACCCAATGATGCACCATACGCCCAAAGGCTAGACCTGGGTTGGGTTATTGTGGGGGAGGTGTGTCTAGGAAAAGTGCACAGTCAGTCAGAGGTCAATGTCTATAAAACACACACCTTAGATAATGGACGTGCATCCTATTTTGAGCCTTGCCCAAACACAATTCACGTTAAAGAGAATTATGGGGTCACTATGAATGCAACCTGCATCACAGACGATTTGGGACACTCTGTGTTTGTTAGATCTGAGGGTGATAACAAACAAGCCATGTCTATCGACGACAGAGCATTCCTGACAATAATGGACAGTGAAGTTTATCAAAACCAAGAGAACAGCTGGGTTGCACCTTTACCCTTTCGCTCACAGAGAAGGAGGCTCCCTGACAACAGAGAACAAGCCCTAAAACGCCTCTGCTCTCTCCGAAAGACTTTGGAAAAGAGACCAGAAATGAAAGATCACTACATCCAATTCATGCAGAAAATGTTGGATAACGACCAAGCCGAGCCTGCCCCTCCTCTGCCACTAAGTAAAGAACATTGGTATCTGCCCACGTTTGGGGTATACCACCCACAGAAGCCACAACAAATACGAGTCGTGTTTGATTCAAGTGCAGAATGTGATGGAATTTCGCTCAATCAAGTGCTTCTTGGCGGACCTGATTTGAACAACTCCCTATTGGGAGTGCTGTTGCGCTTCCGCAAAGAGCCCATAGCCCTGACAGCCGATGTGCAGCAAATGTTTTACTGCTTCGTTGTGCGCGAAGACCACAGAGATTATCTGCGTTATCTGTGGTATGAGGACAATGACATTACAAAGAGCATAGTTGAGTTTAGAATGAAGGTCCACGTGTTTGGAAACAGCCCGTCACCCGCTGTTGCCATCTACTGCATGAGACAGGCAGCACAGCAGGGAGAACGAGAACACGGATCTGATGCAAGACAGTTTGTTGAGCGTCAGTTTTATGTTGACGATGGTCTCACATCAGTCGCCACGCCAGAGGAAGCAATCAACCTGCTCACAAGAACGCAAAACATGTTGGCAGAGTCTAACTTGCGCCTCCACAAGGTGGCATCAAACTGCAGTCAAGTCATGGAAGCTTTCCCTGTTGAGGATCGTGCAAAGGACCTGAAAGATTTAGACCTAGGAGTAGACCCTCTTCCAGTTCAGAGAAGCTTGGGACTCTGTTGGAACCTACAATCTGACAGCTTCACTTACCAGGTGTCAAATGAGAGCAAACCATTCACACGGAGGGGAGTATTGTCGACAGTTAATAGCCTCTATGACCCTTTGGGATTTGCTGCTCCCATAATAATGCAGGGCAAAGCATTACTCAGGGAACTGTCATCTGATGGAAAAGACTGGGACACACTCTTACCCCCTGAGAAACAGGAGAGGTGGGACTTATGGAAAGACTCTTTGCAAGCCCTTGAGAACCTTCAAATACCAAGGTGCTACAGCCCAGGTACGTTAAGCACAACGAAAGTGAAAGAACTTTGCATTTTCTGTGATGCCTCCACTGTCGCTATAGGTGCAGTAGTCTATCTGCGTACAGTTGACAGTGAAGGACAGTGTCATACTGGGTTTGTGATGGGGAAGTCTAAACTCGCACCCCGCCCCGCACACACTGTACCACGCCTGGAACTATGTGCTGCTGTGCTCGCGGTGGAAATGTTTGAGCTCATCAGAGACGAGTTAGACATTAAAGTAGACAATGTGACTTTTTACACAGACAGTAGGATTGTGTTGGGGTACATACACAACACCTCCAGACGATTCTACATGTATGTTGCCAACAGGGTTACGCGCATTAGAGCATCCACCCATCCGAGTCAATGGCATTATGTACCAAGTGAGTTAAATCCAGCTGACCAGGCCACTCGGTTCATTCCAGCAGCAGACCTGCAGAACAGTACCTGGTTCTCAGGTCCACCCTTTCTGTACCCTGACCCACACACAGAACCACACACTGGTCCTTTCACGCTCATCGAAcctgaaaaagacagagagatacATCCggaaataaaagtaatgaaaaCTACTGTAGCAGCGCCACAGTTAGGTTCTGACCGTTTCAAAAAGTACTCAAACTGGATCACTCTTTGCAGAGTCATAGCCAGACTCATTCATGTAGTTACATCCTTTGCACAAAAGACAAGTGGACAAAGGGGATGGAAAGGTTTCAGTGAGACACCGAGCGTCCAAGAACTCACCCGAGCCCAAGCAGTCATTATTCGAGCCGTCCAACAAGAAGCTTACAAAGGGACgcttgaaaacattaaaaaaggaaggaaggtCAGTGGCATATTTGATGCACTCAAAAAGCTCAATCCTGTAGTGGACAAAGACAGTCTCTTACGAGTCGGTGGACGTCTTTCCGCTGCCGATCTCACAGAGAATGAAAAGCACCCTCTGATTATCCCATCTACCAGCCACATCGCCATGCTAATTGTAACTCACTATCATGAACGAGTGGCTCATCAAGGAAGACACATAACTGAAGGAGCTATCCGTGGTGCTGGGTACTGGATAATTGGAGGGAAGCGGCTTGTGTCATCTGTCATTCATCGGTGTGTCACATGTCGCAAGTTGCGAGGCAAAATGCAGATCCAGAAAATGGCAGACTTGCCTGCAGACCGAGTCACCCCTGAACCACCCTTTACCACTGTAGGCCTAGATGTATTTGGGCCATGGACTATTGTGACGCGTCGTACAAGAGGTGGTTGTTCCCAGAACAAACGTTGGGCTGTGTTATTCACATGCATGTCAACTAGGGCTGTGCATATCGAACTGATAGAGACTATGTCTGCTGATAGTTTTATCAATGCATTAAGAAGGCTCTTCTCTATTCGGGGCCCGGCCAAGTTTCTGCGCTCGGACAGAGGCACGAATTTTGTGGGCGCTTGTAAGGAATTAGACCTAAACTCAGGAAACAAAGCAGTAGGAAAGTACCTGCAAGAGAGAGGGTGTGTTTGGACTTTCAATCCCCCTCATGCGTCTCATATGGGAGGCTCGTGGGAGCGCCTTATAGGCGTTGCCAGGCGCATTCTGGATGCAATGTTGTTACGAACTGAACAAACACGTCTTACTCATGAAGTGTTGTGCACCTTCATGGCCGAGGTGATGGCAATTATTAATGCAAGGCCTCTTGTTCCTATATCCACCGACCCTGACAGTCCTGCAGTACTCACTCCAGCAGTGCTACTAACGCAGAAGATGAGTGCTGTGTCCGCCCCACTTGGGAACTTCTCATCAGGGCAGCTGTTTGGGAAACAATGGAAACATGTTCAACTCCTCGCTGACACTTTTTGGAAAAGGTGGAAGGGAGAGTATTTATCCACCTTACAAGGTCGTGCAAAATGGACAGAGACTAGACCTAATGTCAAAATAGGAGATGTGGTCCTGCTAAAGGACCTCCAAGCCAGCAGGAACGAATGGCCCATGGGACTAATAGTAAAAACATTCCCCAGCAGCGACAAGAAGGTCCGAAAAGTGGAAGTGCGGACTGTAAAAGATGGGACTGTTAAAATGTTTCTCAGACCAGTTTCAGAGATTGTTGTTTTGCTTGCAGAGACTGAATGA